A stretch of the Desulfobotulus mexicanus genome encodes the following:
- a CDS encoding DDE-type integrase/transposase/recombinase, which yields MKNWNKMDIGVWRFGIISPLLHRNELDEPLENALLRLADQSFRQPDGKTVSFSPETLKKWLYRYRKGGLPALENSERKDKGTHTSVPKMIKDRLFELREKHPRWVLSRMLEQLIQEKLWDTKNPSRASLYRFAQTANLQRDPHIMPLPAKAFEYEAFGQLWMADFLHGPSVKIQGKKRKTYLHAIIDDASRFVVHAGFFTSEDTEIMMMSLMEAIRRHGKPIRFYTDNGASYASLHLKTACARLGIHLIHTPPGKPRGRGKVERFFRTVRDGFLDGDTPPAHTLEGLNQAFSAWLADYHQKIHGTLDVSPLRKRLDSLNACTLIPETVEIESLFRMSRQCKVYLNNTIRIKKRCFX from the coding sequence ATGAAAAACTGGAATAAAATGGATATCGGGGTCTGGCGTTTTGGTATCATCAGCCCACTTCTGCACAGAAATGAGCTGGATGAACCCCTTGAAAACGCCCTTTTACGGCTTGCGGATCAGAGCTTCCGCCAGCCGGACGGGAAGACTGTTTCCTTTTCTCCTGAAACCCTTAAAAAATGGCTTTACCGCTATCGTAAAGGCGGCCTGCCGGCCCTTGAGAACAGTGAACGCAAAGACAAGGGAACCCACACATCTGTCCCAAAAATGATTAAAGACAGGCTTTTTGAGCTTCGGGAAAAGCATCCCAGATGGGTCCTCTCCCGTATGCTGGAGCAGCTCATTCAGGAAAAGCTCTGGGATACAAAAAATCCTTCCAGGGCAAGTCTTTATCGTTTTGCCCAAACCGCCAATCTTCAACGGGATCCCCATATCATGCCCCTTCCTGCCAAAGCTTTTGAATATGAGGCCTTTGGCCAGCTCTGGATGGCAGACTTCCTGCACGGCCCCTCGGTAAAAATCCAGGGTAAAAAACGAAAAACCTATCTGCACGCCATTATTGACGATGCCAGTCGCTTTGTCGTCCACGCCGGATTTTTTACATCGGAAGATACAGAAATCATGATGATGTCCTTGATGGAGGCCATTCGAAGGCATGGCAAACCCATCCGTTTTTATACGGACAACGGAGCCTCCTATGCGAGCCTCCACCTGAAAACCGCATGTGCCAGGCTGGGAATTCATCTCATCCACACGCCTCCCGGCAAACCCAGGGGAAGGGGAAAGGTGGAGCGCTTCTTCCGGACCGTCCGGGATGGCTTTCTTGATGGAGATACGCCGCCAGCCCATACCCTGGAGGGTCTGAACCAGGCCTTCAGTGCCTGGCTTGCCGATTATCATCAGAAAATTCATGGGACACTGGATGTCTCACCACTTCGGAAAAGACTCGATTCCCTCAATGCCTGCACGCTTATCCCTGAAACCGTGGAGATCGAATCCCTGTTCCGCATGAGCCGTCAGTGCAAGGTCTATCTGAACAACACCATCCGCATCAAAAAACGATGCTTCGMGG
- a CDS encoding peroxiredoxin-like family protein, producing the protein MVNKILWFSGIVLMVLTGCSSQNHSSIKEENMQTKAAPDVSEISVLDLGSHSVVLDSLWEDRRIVLVFLRHYGULFARQQVAALMDIKEELDTMGVALVSIGSGTPEDARYFIEKFSYQGEMYLDPELNAYKAFDLKRGFWRTLGPSPLARGFKAMKQGFRQGRSAGDLWQQGGLFVIGPGNSLLFEHINGMAGDQADLNIVLRAVSLP; encoded by the coding sequence ATGGTAAACAAAATTCTATGGTTTTCAGGTATCGTGCTTATGGTACTGACAGGATGCAGCAGTCAGAACCACAGCAGTATAAAGGAGGAAAACATGCAAACAAAAGCAGCCCCTGATGTTTCAGAAATTTCTGTCCTTGATTTGGGCAGTCATTCTGTAGTGCTGGATTCTTTATGGGAAGACCGGAGGATAGTTCTGGTATTCCTCCGTCACTATGGCTGACTCTTTGCCCGGCAGCAGGTGGCTGCCCTTATGGACATTAAAGAAGAGCTGGATACAATGGGAGTGGCGCTGGTCAGCATAGGCAGCGGAACTCCGGAAGATGCCCGCTACTTTATAGAAAAATTTTCATATCAGGGGGAAATGTATCTGGACCCGGAGCTGAATGCATATAAAGCATTTGATCTGAAACGTGGTTTCTGGCGGACACTGGGACCTTCTCCTCTGGCACGCGGGTTTAAGGCCATGAAGCAGGGTTTCCGGCAGGGCCGCAGTGCCGGAGATCTCTGGCAACAGGGAGGCCTCTTTGTCATCGGACCCGGAAACAGTCTCCTTTTTGAACACATCAACGGCATGGCAGGGGATCAGGCAGATCTTAATATTGTTCTTAGGGCTGTCTCATTGCCATAA
- a CDS encoding RNA polymerase sigma factor, translating into MKNPFKEEKGDGASDLLLVQACLEGNAGALEKLVLRHQAWIYNIAFKMVMDHEDAKDITQEILIRMLTHLGGYDPSKAAFRTWLYRIVVNHVLNMKKKKFEVRIHDFDTYVTLIEEMPDDRSHSHPETALLAEEVKTGCMMGMLLCLKRPERMAFLLGGVFGVRDRLGAVDSLLNIHLFAPEFSSLLTFRENHNLSLFEKIGGSK; encoded by the coding sequence ATGAAAAACCCGTTCAAAGAGGAAAAAGGGGACGGGGCATCGGATCTGCTGCTGGTTCAGGCCTGCCTGGAAGGGAATGCAGGTGCCCTTGAAAAACTTGTCCTTCGTCATCAGGCATGGATTTACAATATTGCCTTCAAGATGGTGATGGACCATGAGGATGCAAAGGATATCACCCAGGAGATTCTTATCCGGATGCTTACCCACCTTGGCGGGTATGACCCGTCAAAGGCGGCCTTTCGTACCTGGCTTTACCGCATTGTGGTAAACCATGTGCTGAACATGAAAAAAAAGAAATTTGAAGTACGAATCCATGATTTTGATACCTATGTGACACTCATTGAAGAAATGCCCGATGACAGATCCCATTCCCATCCTGAAACCGCCCTGCTGGCGGAAGAAGTGAAAACCGGATGCATGATGGGGATGCTGCTATGCCTGAAACGGCCTGAGAGAATGGCTTTTCTCCTTGGTGGTGTCTTTGGTGTAAGGGACAGACTGGGTGCTGTAGATTCTCTCTTAAATATCCACCTTTTTGCCCCAGAATTCTCAAGCTTGCTTACATTCCGTGAGAATCACAATTTAAGCCTTTTTGAGAAAATCGGAGGCTCAAAATAA